One genomic window of Polyangium aurulentum includes the following:
- a CDS encoding phospholipase D-like domain-containing protein, with protein MTPHGAPVPSAAVRLAGRGGVFSGHAIAPGCSRVVLPGRGDYELRVDPSASAGGLALRPLRAALFFDPGAGERELSVIGGLGEARSRIASIRVEDGRRRVVVVLDYVWFTPAGMPPTLGNRVELLVDGEAGWGAVAEAMREARASIRLTTWSYQPSMELLRPEPLLDPAGREANTIHQWLAARAKAGVLVQLLLWDWPLLPLPSEARRAALTAGDMFEVLTEKNPTERPIFAAGRFALPNRLFGELTIGSYHQKTVMIDGRVGFCGGMNLRENDWDTRMHSLFDPRRCRFSRPASFRKRVEGRLALADHRPRHDFMARLEGPGVAHLEENFRQRWNGLVTRGAPYAEHASMVPAPVVAAESAGGSAVQVVRTMPVPYEERGILDVYLRAIAAARKLVYIEDQFFRSTYVSEALAEAARKNPSLAVLVVTAEGQANHPITGSWSRACFERIRASLRDFELYSLRVACVDGRGKRREEEVDIHGKLLLVDDELLMVGSCNVHDRGFEYEGECNLAVVDPALVSRIRLGLFEDYLGGDRRLGGGIAADVALFREHAAMNARRPPDDADHPYLVPFTPRSSRFGFFDRGVF; from the coding sequence ATGACGCCTCACGGCGCCCCCGTACCCTCCGCCGCGGTGCGTCTCGCGGGTCGGGGCGGCGTTTTTTCCGGGCATGCGATTGCTCCGGGGTGCTCGCGGGTGGTCCTGCCCGGGCGGGGTGATTACGAGCTGCGGGTCGATCCCTCCGCGAGCGCCGGGGGCTTGGCGCTCCGGCCGCTGCGCGCGGCCCTCTTCTTCGATCCTGGCGCCGGGGAGAGGGAGCTGTCCGTGATCGGGGGGCTCGGCGAGGCGCGCTCGCGGATCGCCTCGATCCGTGTCGAGGACGGGAGGCGGCGCGTCGTCGTGGTCCTCGATTACGTGTGGTTCACGCCTGCGGGCATGCCGCCCACCCTGGGCAATCGGGTGGAATTGCTGGTGGATGGCGAGGCGGGCTGGGGTGCCGTCGCAGAGGCGATGCGCGAGGCGCGCGCGTCGATCCGGCTGACGACCTGGAGCTATCAGCCCTCGATGGAGCTTTTGCGGCCCGAGCCGCTCCTCGATCCCGCCGGGCGCGAGGCCAACACGATCCACCAGTGGCTCGCGGCGCGGGCGAAGGCGGGGGTGCTCGTGCAGCTCTTGCTCTGGGACTGGCCGCTCTTGCCCTTGCCCTCCGAGGCGCGGCGCGCGGCGCTCACGGCGGGCGACATGTTCGAGGTGCTCACCGAGAAGAACCCGACCGAGCGGCCGATCTTCGCCGCGGGCCGATTCGCCCTCCCGAACCGGCTGTTTGGCGAGCTGACGATCGGCTCCTACCACCAGAAGACGGTGATGATCGACGGCCGTGTGGGCTTCTGCGGGGGCATGAACCTGCGGGAGAACGACTGGGATACGCGGATGCACAGCCTCTTCGACCCGCGGCGCTGCCGTTTCTCGCGTCCCGCGTCGTTCCGCAAGCGCGTCGAGGGGCGGCTCGCGCTCGCCGATCACCGGCCGCGGCACGATTTCATGGCGCGCCTCGAGGGCCCCGGCGTCGCGCACCTCGAGGAGAACTTCAGGCAGCGCTGGAACGGCCTCGTCACGCGCGGGGCCCCGTATGCCGAGCACGCGAGCATGGTGCCCGCGCCGGTCGTTGCCGCAGAGAGCGCGGGCGGGAGCGCCGTGCAGGTCGTGCGGACGATGCCGGTGCCCTACGAGGAGCGGGGGATCCTCGACGTGTACCTGCGCGCGATCGCGGCGGCGCGAAAGCTCGTGTACATCGAGGATCAGTTCTTCCGCTCGACGTACGTGAGCGAGGCGCTGGCCGAGGCTGCCCGGAAAAACCCGTCGCTCGCGGTGCTGGTGGTGACGGCGGAGGGGCAGGCGAACCACCCGATCACGGGCTCGTGGAGCCGGGCCTGCTTCGAGCGCATCCGCGCGTCGTTGCGGGATTTCGAGCTGTACTCGCTGCGCGTCGCCTGCGTCGATGGCCGGGGCAAACGGCGGGAGGAGGAGGTGGACATCCACGGCAAGCTGCTCCTGGTGGACGACGAGCTGCTCATGGTGGGGAGCTGCAACGTGCACGATCGCGGGTTCGAGTACGAGGGCGAGTGCAACCTGGCCGTGGTCGATCCCGCGCTGGTTTCCCGCATCCGGCTGGGTCTTTTCGAGGACTACCTCGGGGGCGACCGGCGGCTCGGCGGGGGCATCGCGGCGGACGTTGCGCTCTTCCGGGAGCACGCGGCGATGAACGCGCGCAGGCCCCCGGACGACGCGGATCACCCGTACCTCGTGCCGTTCACGCCGCGGTCGAGCAGGTTCGGGTTCTTCGATCGGGGCGTGTTCTGA
- a CDS encoding EAL domain-containing protein, whose amino-acid sequence MGPVCHGMWLDELLASDHLSVAFQPIVDLRTADVVGREVLGRIGPGAQGAQARGVHGPAQLLELAHAHGRLVAVDRRFREIGIETLARKGGGGMFFLNVDPRVIDDPAFSAGFTRRLLDEHGVPPTRIVLELTESGELDSDKLERLVRHYASQGFRIALDDVGAGYASLNALVRVRPHFLKLDKALVRHLAGDPLRAHLVRSLADFGRRSGIQVIAEGIEEEKDLLALLACGVELGQGYLLARPAHEVAPLPDHVQDILLRAADTAPTSTRGSRLRQLSVASLRMDHEAVLPDACAHETAELLRHRPRNAALPVVCTQGKVHGLVGRDRLRSGGDEGSRVGRPVSEFMDADALRVDEHASIEIALRMAAARDEDRAYDPVIIERDGRYVGIVPVHVLLRAAADPSRPGVKIED is encoded by the coding sequence ATGGGCCCGGTTTGCCATGGAATGTGGCTCGACGAGCTTCTCGCGAGCGACCACCTCTCCGTCGCATTCCAGCCGATCGTCGATCTGCGCACGGCGGACGTGGTCGGGCGCGAGGTGCTCGGGCGCATCGGCCCAGGCGCCCAGGGAGCGCAGGCGCGCGGCGTGCACGGCCCGGCGCAGCTCCTCGAGCTGGCCCACGCCCACGGCCGCCTCGTCGCCGTCGACCGGCGCTTCCGCGAGATCGGCATCGAGACCCTCGCGCGCAAGGGCGGCGGGGGGATGTTTTTCCTGAACGTCGATCCGCGGGTCATCGACGACCCGGCCTTCAGCGCGGGCTTCACGCGGCGGCTGCTCGACGAGCACGGCGTGCCCCCGACGCGCATCGTCCTCGAGCTGACCGAGAGCGGAGAGCTCGATAGCGACAAACTCGAGCGGCTCGTGCGCCATTACGCGAGCCAGGGCTTCCGCATCGCGCTCGACGACGTGGGCGCGGGCTACGCGTCGCTGAACGCGCTCGTGCGCGTGCGGCCCCATTTCTTGAAGCTCGACAAGGCGCTCGTCCGGCACCTCGCAGGCGACCCGCTGCGGGCGCACCTGGTCCGCTCGCTGGCCGATTTCGGTCGTCGCTCGGGCATCCAGGTGATCGCCGAGGGCATCGAGGAGGAGAAGGATCTGCTGGCGCTTCTCGCGTGCGGCGTCGAGCTCGGCCAGGGGTATTTGCTCGCCCGGCCCGCCCACGAGGTGGCCCCGCTGCCCGATCACGTGCAGGACATCTTGCTGCGCGCCGCGGACACGGCGCCGACCAGCACGCGCGGCTCGCGCCTGCGCCAGCTCTCGGTGGCGTCGCTGCGGATGGATCACGAGGCGGTGCTGCCCGACGCGTGCGCGCACGAGACGGCCGAGCTTTTGCGGCACAGGCCGCGGAATGCGGCGCTGCCGGTCGTGTGCACGCAGGGCAAGGTGCACGGGCTCGTGGGGCGCGATCGGCTGCGCTCGGGCGGCGACGAGGGCTCGCGCGTCGGGCGCCCGGTGTCCGAATTCATGGACGCCGACGCGCTGCGGGTGGACGAGCACGCGAGCATCGAGATCGCCCTGCGCATGGCGGCCGCGCGCGACGAGGATCGGGCCTACGATCCGGTGATCATCGAGCGGGACGGCCGCTACGTCGGAATCGTCCCGGTGCACGTGCTCCTGCGGGCGGCGGCGGATCCCTCGCGGCCCGGCGTCAAGATCGAGGATTAA